In the Leptospira limi genome, one interval contains:
- a CDS encoding phosphoesterase — protein sequence MLLHIPGPVLEIEAKVTRPSLWKYRYPLFALAMLGILFFYQLAVVLLLRKSSQHSDAPFSGSKIINPYTHWNGNTGEKISLHTHSEEVWFTPERHTIQEIKAEYAKEGFSNIAVTDYGQVSNTEDPSYIRGLEWGQNVKKRHILAIGIQKAFYDYFPIYASRENLNWVMDRMKKLGGYVILPHPKLFDSYSKEEMSALDGFQAVEVYSPFGDDAKILDTLLSSGKNVHCMASDDLHYFPETIVQKFDQPFWKNWIQTLGGQRGRKGESFLRYIVTNAGAKDQTSVVEALQSGSFYCVKKFFQGASDPMVPQIQMNDKIQIQVTSKERYLEIRFIGQKGEILQVSPDTSSATYQMLESDPYVRVELIALTGSILSNAMFRTN from the coding sequence ATGTTACTGCACATCCCAGGTCCTGTCCTTGAGATCGAAGCGAAAGTCACAAGGCCTTCCCTCTGGAAGTACCGTTACCCTTTGTTTGCCTTGGCAATGTTAGGGATTCTCTTCTTCTACCAACTTGCAGTGGTTCTACTCCTTCGAAAATCTTCCCAACATTCCGATGCACCATTTTCTGGATCTAAGATCATAAACCCATACACCCATTGGAATGGAAATACAGGTGAAAAAATTTCCCTACATACACATTCTGAAGAAGTTTGGTTCACTCCCGAGAGACATACAATTCAAGAAATCAAAGCGGAATATGCGAAGGAAGGTTTTTCCAATATCGCAGTCACTGATTATGGACAGGTTTCAAATACAGAAGACCCATCCTATATCCGAGGATTGGAATGGGGTCAGAATGTGAAAAAACGTCATATACTCGCGATTGGAATTCAAAAAGCATTTTATGATTATTTCCCTATCTATGCATCCAGAGAAAACTTAAATTGGGTTATGGATCGTATGAAAAAGTTAGGTGGGTATGTAATCCTACCGCATCCCAAACTATTTGATTCGTATTCCAAGGAAGAGATGTCTGCTCTAGATGGATTCCAAGCGGTAGAAGTATACTCTCCGTTTGGCGATGATGCGAAAATATTAGATACACTTCTCAGTTCTGGTAAAAATGTTCACTGTATGGCAAGTGATGACTTGCATTATTTCCCAGAAACGATTGTACAAAAATTTGACCAACCATTTTGGAAAAACTGGATCCAAACCTTAGGTGGACAACGAGGAAGGAAAGGGGAAAGTTTTTTACGTTACATTGTCACAAATGCCGGTGCCAAAGACCAAACCTCTGTTGTAGAGGCATTACAATCAGGTTCTTTTTATTGTGTGAAAAAATTCTTCCAAGGTGCGAGTGATCCAATGGTCCCTCAAATCCAAATGAATGACAAAATCCAAATCCAGGTGACTTCGAAGGAACGGTATTTGGAAATTCGTTTCATTGGACAAAAGGGAGAAATCTTACAAGTGAGTCCCGATACGAGTTCTGCTACCTACCAAATGTTGGAATCGGATCCTTATGTCCGTGTGGAACTCATTGCACTCACAGGTTCAATCCTTTCGAATGCAATGTTTAGAACGAATTAA
- a CDS encoding SCO family protein, whose protein sequence is MKKILTFSFAIFLFTHILQCGSAIELTELPIGGNIEAMDKSGTNVNFKNFREPVLLVFFGYTYCPDFCPNTLAKIKSATEHFSERETKNFRVVFVSIDPERDSTETATKYVQFYIPNAIGYSFDPSTTNRLLKQYAAYVEKTKDGLAFDHSTYLYVLDSQRKTRKLIKSTDGKEVISKTILALSSNSVQSK, encoded by the coding sequence ATGAAGAAAATTTTAACATTTAGTTTTGCAATATTCCTTTTTACTCATATTCTTCAATGTGGGTCGGCAATTGAGCTCACAGAACTTCCCATAGGTGGGAATATTGAAGCTATGGATAAATCGGGAACAAATGTGAATTTTAAAAATTTTAGAGAGCCTGTTTTACTCGTTTTTTTTGGTTATACATATTGTCCTGATTTTTGTCCGAATACACTAGCAAAAATCAAATCTGCGACAGAACATTTCTCTGAACGGGAAACGAAAAATTTCCGTGTTGTATTTGTTTCAATTGATCCAGAAAGAGATTCTACAGAAACCGCAACGAAGTATGTTCAATTTTATATTCCCAATGCAATTGGTTATAGTTTTGATCCGAGTACTACCAATCGTTTGTTAAAACAATATGCAGCTTATGTGGAAAAAACAAAAGATGGATTGGCTTTTGATCATTCGACGTATCTTTATGTTTTAGATTCCCAACGGAAAACTCGAAAACTCATCAAGTCAACCGATGGGAAAGAGGTAATTTCCAAAACGATTTTGGCTTTAAGCAGCAATTCCGTTCAATCGAAGTAA
- a CDS encoding LIC_12337 family protein, which translates to MKKFIFLLLFLGISFQVSDYHYQTRKSEKTLLSELLGTSIHLGFGSEKLWSATSADNWGFVRQSATWARGNSGIIDNLILALKNAGYFNNPSASRTDVLSNVNLSGFGSATLTIKINTPTANVASTAYAGNKTFNHFLEIKKTGASTPSLQLFFDDPNTTLGNDGALIYYRLVDFGNPQFANVGDVITESYTGNDSIYGTKFQTYTWRNGPENSSWISKHGRVVLTEVDSGRQLCFRSVVRLSFTKLKEINPSNATALDQLKTACGGNDQIYYVLAYMQKFDSPFQTTAKASFTTNATRYETICNLSASSFPGAKLSYGIFNINGYVTDQLNANQVPADYPSPTVGGSDFMSVDEAFNRTYVAAGASISGQTTLGVVKQYEETSKTYLDAFDGSAQNLTFK; encoded by the coding sequence ATGAAAAAGTTTATCTTCCTCCTACTCTTTTTAGGAATCAGTTTCCAGGTTTCAGACTACCATTACCAAACTCGCAAATCGGAAAAAACCCTGCTCTCTGAATTATTAGGGACTTCTATTCATCTTGGATTTGGTTCTGAAAAACTTTGGTCAGCCACAAGTGCAGATAACTGGGGTTTTGTGAGACAATCTGCCACCTGGGCAAGAGGGAATTCTGGAATCATTGATAACTTAATTTTGGCATTAAAGAATGCTGGTTATTTTAATAACCCAAGTGCCTCCCGTACGGATGTTCTCAGTAATGTCAACTTGAGTGGTTTTGGATCTGCTACTCTTACAATCAAAATCAACACTCCAACAGCTAACGTTGCCTCTACTGCATATGCAGGGAATAAAACCTTTAACCATTTTCTAGAAATCAAAAAAACGGGAGCGTCCACTCCTTCTTTACAACTCTTCTTTGATGACCCAAACACAACCTTGGGCAATGATGGAGCTCTCATTTACTACCGGTTAGTTGATTTTGGAAATCCTCAGTTTGCCAATGTAGGTGATGTGATCACCGAAAGTTATACGGGAAATGATTCTATTTATGGAACCAAATTCCAAACATATACGTGGCGGAATGGTCCAGAAAACTCCTCTTGGATTAGCAAACACGGGAGAGTGGTATTAACAGAGGTGGATTCAGGCAGGCAACTTTGTTTTCGTTCTGTTGTGCGTTTGAGTTTTACCAAATTAAAAGAGATCAATCCATCAAATGCAACTGCTCTCGACCAATTAAAAACAGCATGTGGAGGGAATGATCAAATTTATTATGTATTAGCGTATATGCAAAAATTTGATTCCCCTTTCCAAACAACTGCTAAAGCGAGTTTCACAACCAATGCGACACGTTATGAAACAATTTGTAACCTATCTGCTTCCTCATTTCCAGGAGCAAAACTTTCCTATGGTATTTTTAATATCAATGGGTATGTAACCGACCAATTGAATGCAAACCAAGTTCCTGCAGATTATCCGAGTCCAACCGTTGGTGGTTCCGATTTTATGTCTGTTGATGAAGCATTTAATAGAACGTATGTAGCCGCTGGTGCGAGTATTTCTGGCCAGACAACCTTGGGTGTAGTGAAACAATATGAAGAAACATCAAAAACATATCTAGATGCTTTTGATGGGTCTGCTCAAAATCTTACATTCAAATAA
- a CDS encoding thiol-disulfide oxidoreductase DCC family protein: MPVEKRKIVFFDGVCHLCMGSVQFLLKHNNRESLSFSAIGSKTFLELIPESARISLPDSILYWKEGTLYLESDAILGITNELNFPWRLGVLFWVVPRTLRNLFYRFIAKHRYQWFGKAETCMVPTPELKQRFLD; encoded by the coding sequence CTGCCAGTGGAAAAAAGGAAAATTGTTTTCTTTGATGGAGTGTGCCATCTTTGTATGGGTTCGGTTCAATTTTTATTGAAACACAACAATAGAGAATCCCTTTCTTTTTCCGCGATTGGGTCCAAAACATTTTTAGAACTCATTCCCGAATCTGCTAGAATTTCTCTCCCCGATAGCATTCTGTATTGGAAAGAAGGCACACTCTACTTAGAATCAGATGCCATTCTTGGGATCACAAACGAATTGAATTTCCCTTGGAGATTGGGAGTTTTGTTTTGGGTCGTGCCAAGAACACTTCGCAATTTGTTTTATCGGTTTATCGCCAAACACCGGTACCAGTGGTTTGGTAAAGCAGAAACTTGTATGGTACCAACACCCGAATTGAAACAAAGATTTTTAGACTAA
- a CDS encoding copper chaperone PCu(A)C gives MRVIAVTHLIINLIEVLLLRKVNTTNLGILFLIQVNLFIFCHKTNGEHTFWTPIVPDVAKTTAVYGTIQNPTDSNVSILSVSSNQYKTVEFHTMNMDKEGIMRMRKLDYPIVLKPKESIELKRNGTHLMLYEKEKSSGELLIQIHFSNGLVQKHLVEKKSL, from the coding sequence ATGAGAGTGATTGCGGTCACCCATTTGATTATTAATCTCATCGAGGTTCTCTTGTTACGAAAGGTAAATACTACAAATTTAGGAATTCTGTTTCTAATTCAAGTCAATTTGTTCATTTTCTGTCACAAAACGAATGGAGAACATACTTTCTGGACTCCCATAGTACCTGATGTAGCAAAAACAACGGCTGTTTATGGAACCATCCAAAATCCAACTGATTCTAATGTTTCCATCCTTTCTGTTTCGAGTAACCAATACAAAACTGTAGAATTCCATACGATGAATATGGACAAAGAAGGGATCATGAGGATGAGAAAACTAGACTATCCAATCGTATTGAAACCAAAGGAATCTATTGAACTTAAACGAAACGGCACACACCTTATGTTATATGAGAAAGAAAAATCAAGTGGTGAACTTTTGATTCAAATTCATTTTTCAAATGGGTTGGTTCAAAAACACCTTGTGGAGAAAAAATCGTTATGA
- a CDS encoding ArnT family glycosyltransferase, protein MQFFTPKRTFFLLFLVLSVYLFWGNSSPLIDQDEAAYAGFARTMAETGDYLNMDFPYSEPHRKPPLHFWITSFLFQTFGTNEFVLRLFPTICILGTAALTYHLAYVMFNSRTALYAFSILSFSLYFPLNGKIALVDSLLVFFGMLGFVNLHHFIRSAKWIYAFLFWCSVSIGVLIKGPPILIFLGGTCFLLLFFAKTRPIIWKLHPWIGLPLALVPIFLWGYYSWQKDGGVLIRWMVDWYILRRATNPVFGQSGPPGTYLVLFVITLFPWTRVYLSFLKEMFWRFVSHLHAKEIKDSIFSSFRNGILLPLSPRSYLMIGLVFSWIFYEFLSSKLPSYPLAAYPILSILLAEQLSKKHNQIYLYRLYLTTSIVMMLLIGFFVLPKFNGMRTETIVLAETIKERIQTNETLYSYGGLGIPSFAFYFHRPIKEIDWNEFMKVSGTILMTESDRILFDSMGFKMKQMGQPISLYAYDRNKTLKLVLMKKEH, encoded by the coding sequence GTGCAATTTTTCACTCCAAAACGAACCTTTTTCCTCTTATTTTTAGTTCTCTCCGTCTACTTGTTTTGGGGGAATTCTTCCCCTCTGATTGACCAAGATGAAGCAGCCTATGCGGGTTTTGCAAGGACCATGGCGGAAACGGGAGATTATCTCAATATGGATTTCCCCTATTCCGAACCTCATAGAAAACCACCTCTTCATTTTTGGATCACATCCTTTTTATTCCAAACATTTGGAACCAATGAATTTGTTCTAAGGTTATTTCCCACAATTTGTATTCTTGGCACAGCAGCATTAACTTACCACTTAGCATATGTTATGTTTAATAGCAGGACAGCTTTGTATGCATTTAGTATTTTGAGTTTTTCTCTCTATTTTCCACTCAATGGAAAAATCGCACTTGTAGATTCCTTATTGGTTTTTTTTGGAATGTTGGGATTTGTAAACCTTCATCATTTTATTAGGTCAGCAAAATGGATTTACGCTTTTCTATTTTGGTGTTCTGTAAGTATCGGTGTTCTCATCAAAGGACCACCTATCCTTATATTTTTAGGAGGGACTTGTTTTCTTTTACTCTTTTTTGCAAAAACAAGACCAATCATTTGGAAACTCCATCCTTGGATCGGATTACCTTTAGCCCTAGTTCCCATTTTTCTTTGGGGATACTATTCTTGGCAAAAAGATGGAGGGGTTCTCATACGATGGATGGTCGATTGGTACATCTTACGTAGAGCCACAAATCCAGTCTTTGGACAATCTGGACCACCTGGCACCTATTTGGTGTTATTTGTCATTACACTTTTCCCTTGGACAAGGGTTTATCTTTCTTTTTTAAAAGAAATGTTTTGGCGATTTGTGTCTCATTTGCATGCAAAGGAAATCAAGGATTCTATTTTTTCTTCCTTTCGCAATGGGATCCTTTTACCACTCTCTCCTCGCTCTTATTTAATGATTGGTCTCGTGTTCTCTTGGATCTTCTATGAGTTTCTTTCGAGTAAACTCCCCTCCTATCCTTTGGCTGCTTACCCCATCCTTTCCATCTTACTTGCCGAACAATTATCGAAAAAACACAATCAAATTTACTTATACAGGTTGTACTTAACAACTTCGATCGTTATGATGCTCTTGATTGGATTCTTTGTGTTACCAAAATTCAATGGAATGAGAACGGAAACTATAGTTTTAGCAGAAACCATCAAAGAGAGAATTCAAACAAATGAAACCTTATATTCGTATGGTGGACTTGGAATTCCCAGTTTTGCCTTTTATTTCCATAGACCTATAAAGGAAATTGATTGGAACGAATTCATGAAGGTAAGTGGAACCATTCTTATGACCGAATCAGATCGAATTCTCTTTGATTCCATGGGATTCAAAATGAAACAAATGGGACAACCCATCTCCCTTTATGCGTATGATCGAAACAAAACGCTAAAACTAGTATTGATGAAAAAAGAGCATTAG
- a CDS encoding M3 family metallopeptidase, translated as MFPEFHSDNLLQKESTILKKMESNKEFIQSLLKKSPLTFQNFLKPYQRIQTELGDLVTEVSHINSVKNNEESQTIYSRLLPKLSEYYTDLGQNEEIYAALLNIHSTDKSLNEEQTKVLENEIRDFQLSGVRLNPTTKEELKNIRIQLSDLTNQFSQNVLNATNAFALYLKEEDVKGIPESDKVSAKQEDGTYKFTLHFPSYIAYMTYGENRKIRKELYDAYCTRAPENGSLIETILNLRDKEAKLLGYETYAHLSLATKVANTPEEVISFLDHLAEKAKPIAEKEYTEIKTFAKKMGESQIEPWDLTYYSEKLKKESFSYDEEIYRPFLEKETVIQGTFQFLEQLLGVRFQEVKTNVWEPSVLCYDLIVEGETRSRLYLDLEVRSDKKGGAWMHNWKPHFQDESGKTELPIAFVVASFPKATTTQPSLLRPSDVVTLFHELGHALHHLLSKVNEAFVSGVNGVEWDAVEFPSQFLENFVYEPKVLQLFAKHYQTKEPIPNSYIETMVKAKNFMSAMGVVRQIEFAKFDMLVHKEKPTEARVQEILNQVRKEIAVVIPPSYNKFQNSFTHIFAGGYAAGYYSYKWAELLSANAFYSFVDKGVFDLEHASHFRKTVLEKGGSANAMNLFRDFYGKDPDIQALLRLNGIAA; from the coding sequence ATGTTTCCAGAATTTCATTCCGACAATTTATTACAAAAAGAATCGACCATTTTAAAGAAAATGGAGTCGAACAAAGAATTCATCCAATCTCTTCTTAAAAAAAGTCCTCTCACTTTTCAAAATTTTCTGAAACCATACCAAAGGATACAAACAGAACTTGGAGATTTGGTTACTGAAGTCTCTCATATCAACTCCGTTAAAAATAACGAAGAAAGCCAAACAATCTACAGTCGATTGTTGCCGAAACTAAGTGAATATTATACTGACTTAGGACAAAATGAAGAAATCTATGCGGCCCTACTCAATATCCACTCCACTGACAAATCTCTGAACGAAGAACAGACAAAAGTTTTAGAAAATGAAATTCGAGATTTCCAATTGTCAGGAGTTCGACTCAATCCAACGACAAAGGAAGAACTGAAAAATATTCGTATCCAGTTATCAGATCTAACCAATCAATTTTCTCAAAATGTCTTAAACGCAACGAATGCCTTTGCTTTGTATTTAAAAGAAGAGGATGTAAAAGGAATTCCAGAAAGTGACAAAGTTTCAGCCAAACAAGAAGACGGAACTTATAAATTCACACTGCATTTTCCATCTTACATTGCTTATATGACCTATGGGGAAAACAGAAAGATCAGAAAAGAACTTTATGATGCATATTGCACAAGGGCGCCAGAAAACGGTTCACTCATCGAAACGATTTTAAATCTAAGAGACAAAGAAGCAAAACTACTTGGGTATGAAACATATGCACATTTGAGTTTGGCTACAAAAGTTGCGAACACTCCAGAAGAAGTGATTTCCTTTCTCGATCACTTAGCAGAAAAAGCGAAACCAATTGCAGAAAAAGAATACACTGAGATCAAAACTTTCGCCAAAAAAATGGGAGAATCCCAAATTGAACCTTGGGATCTCACATACTATTCAGAAAAATTGAAAAAAGAATCCTTTTCGTATGACGAAGAAATTTATAGACCATTTTTGGAAAAAGAAACCGTCATCCAAGGAACATTCCAATTTTTAGAACAACTACTTGGAGTTAGGTTCCAAGAAGTGAAAACGAATGTTTGGGAACCATCTGTCCTTTGTTATGACTTAATTGTGGAAGGGGAAACTCGTTCCAGGTTATATTTAGACTTGGAAGTGCGAAGTGATAAAAAAGGTGGGGCATGGATGCACAATTGGAAACCTCATTTCCAAGACGAATCTGGCAAAACAGAACTACCCATTGCCTTTGTCGTCGCTAGCTTTCCAAAAGCCACAACCACTCAACCAAGTTTACTCAGACCAAGTGATGTTGTGACATTATTCCATGAATTAGGCCATGCACTCCATCATTTACTCTCCAAAGTGAATGAAGCATTTGTGAGTGGAGTGAATGGTGTAGAATGGGATGCAGTCGAGTTTCCATCTCAATTTCTCGAAAACTTTGTCTATGAGCCAAAGGTATTACAACTGTTTGCGAAACATTACCAAACAAAAGAACCGATTCCCAATTCTTATATCGAGACGATGGTGAAAGCAAAGAACTTTATGTCTGCCATGGGAGTTGTGAGACAAATCGAATTTGCAAAATTTGATATGTTGGTTCATAAAGAAAAACCAACTGAAGCACGAGTACAAGAAATATTAAACCAAGTTAGAAAGGAAATTGCTGTTGTAATCCCTCCTTCCTATAATAAATTCCAAAACTCGTTCACTCATATCTTTGCTGGCGGTTATGCTGCTGGTTATTATTCCTATAAATGGGCGGAACTACTGTCAGCGAATGCATTTTATTCATTTGTAGATAAAGGTGTGTTTGATTTGGAACATGCTTCCCATTTCAGAAAAACTGTTTTGGAAAAAGGTGGTTCAGCAAATGCCATGAATCTTTTCCGTGATTTTTATGGAAAAGATCCAGACATCCAAGCGTTACTTCGATTGAACGGAATTGCTGCTTAA
- a CDS encoding alpha/beta hydrolase, whose amino-acid sequence MRLIIKWVTAITLILSSFLVSTYNWSTGEYNYDSTRKFENFESFYQNELEISKKENTKPNNEEYLIRVSEEPTPIAILYLHGFGASRGEGEEVTNKLSEYFGANTYYVRLPGHGTNIEDHLHTPFQKYLQDAEDSLIYSKELGHKTVVIGTSMGGNIATYLAAKHPDLVDSMILASPFYDFDDPTAHIFRFYWGKSFIDAIKGEIRISKTDPKDESAKYWYLDQYYGAIQNILDLKRFMDKENPYPKVSTPTLLMYYYKSEREHDFVASIKAMLDVFDKIQKGPNANPKNRLLKIEDGAHVLLSKYVKSDKTLIEKEMIQFIKDTTGAEEFKKSKKSKR is encoded by the coding sequence ATGAGATTAATAATCAAATGGGTGACCGCAATCACTCTCATTCTTTCTTCCTTTCTAGTATCCACTTACAACTGGTCTACTGGTGAATACAATTATGATTCCACTCGAAAATTCGAAAATTTCGAAAGCTTTTACCAAAACGAACTCGAGATCAGTAAAAAAGAAAATACCAAACCAAATAATGAAGAATATTTAATCCGAGTTTCAGAAGAACCTACACCAATCGCAATTTTATACCTTCATGGATTTGGAGCAAGCCGTGGTGAAGGAGAAGAAGTCACAAACAAACTCAGTGAATACTTTGGTGCCAATACTTATTATGTACGTCTGCCTGGCCATGGCACCAATATCGAAGACCACCTCCATACTCCATTCCAAAAATACTTACAAGACGCAGAAGATAGTTTGATTTATTCAAAAGAATTAGGCCACAAAACAGTCGTTATTGGGACAAGTATGGGCGGAAACATTGCAACCTATTTGGCTGCAAAACACCCAGACTTAGTAGATAGTATGATCCTTGCGTCTCCTTTTTACGATTTTGATGATCCCACTGCTCACATCTTTCGATTTTATTGGGGAAAATCTTTCATCGATGCCATCAAAGGAGAAATTCGAATTTCAAAAACTGATCCAAAAGATGAATCCGCTAAGTATTGGTATTTGGACCAATATTATGGTGCAATTCAAAACATTCTGGATCTAAAACGATTTATGGATAAAGAAAATCCTTATCCTAAAGTGAGCACACCTACTCTTTTAATGTATTATTATAAATCCGAAAGGGAACATGATTTTGTTGCTTCCATAAAAGCAATGTTAGATGTATTCGACAAAATCCAAAAAGGGCCAAATGCCAATCCTAAAAACCGATTATTAAAAATTGAGGATGGGGCTCATGTACTTCTCTCCAAGTATGTAAAATCCGACAAAACACTGATCGAAAAGGAAATGATCCAATTCATCAAAGATACAACTGGGGCCGAAGAATTCAAAAAATCAAAGAAATCCAAACGATAA